The stretch of DNA AATATGCTCTCGAACGATCCATTCGCGTATTATTCAGCGGAAAAGAAGTTACACTCACAAAGCGGATAGCGAGATGCTACCGAAACGGAATAGAGCTTGAGCCGGATGATCTCGTCTCATCTGGAGAAGAGATCATCATCGAGACAGCACCGCAGCAGGACTTTATTTTCCAAGACCTATTTCGCCATGTTGAGGTTACGATACCAGATGGGGCAGGCACCTCCTTTCGTCTTCTCAAAAACGGGGAGGATACTGCGTTTTACGACACCATTCAACCCGGCGACGAGTTAAATATCCAGTGGGAAATCAAAAAACCGATTCAATAACCGCCAAGGCTTACAAAGCCGTTCATGACCAAAAGGGCTGCCATCAAAAGATTGATACACGAATCTTTTGATGGCAGCTCTTTTTCACTTAAAGACGTTTGAGCGTTTCTTTCGTAATCTTCCAATGGGATTCATTCCAAGCAGCTTGGCCGTCAATAATGAGGAACACCTGTGGCGACTGATGAATCACCGCAAATTTATCCGCTATATAATTCGAAAGCTCTCTTGAATCCTGCACCGTTAAATAATAGCCTTTTTCCTTTTCCTCCGTTAAAAAAGATTGAACTTCATGAAACGCATTGGCGCTCACCGGACAAGTGCTGCTGTGTTTCATTAAGAAAAACCGATCATTTTCTTCAAGCAGTCTTTCAAAGTCTGCAATTAATTCTATTTTTTCCACCGTATTCACCTTCCTTTATTAACATTGAAACCACTCATTATTATACTTCCTCATCTGCTGGATTCAAAACAGAAAAGTCTGCGAAGAGAATGGCTATTTTCATATTTGAATGCTCTCTATCAATAAGCGCTTCTCACAATCAAAAAACTGTCCCTCCATGATCCGAACAATCGGAACGATAGGGGACAGTTCTCCTTTGGAATTACTTCTGATTATGCTTGCTTTGATTTCTGCTGCTTCTGCTGTTTTGCTGATGATTGGACTTGTTTGTATTTGCTCGGCTTGACTGGCCTCCGTTTGTCTTTTTCTCATTCACCTTCACATCTGCCGGATTCGCAGCGGCGGATGAAGCGGGTTTAGAGGATTCCTTTGATTGGCCGATGTTTTTTTCCGTTTCGTCAAAGATCTTCTTTGTCTCTTCCAGCTTATCCGACACGGTAGCCGCGGTTTCTTTCATCGCTTCTTTCGCCGCATCGCCCAGTCCTTCCGCTTCGCTGCTGTTTGACTGGCTGCTGGAGGACGGAGCGATCGTCTTTGCTTTATTCAAAGCAGCGTCCGATTGCTCTTGCACGGCTTTGGCGAGAGAGGATGTTTTGCTTCTCGCTGCTGTAGCGAGCCCTCCGCTCTTCTCTTTAGCCATATCCGCCCAGTCGCTGGCCCGCTCTTTTAAAGAGCCTGCTTGCAAATTCAGATCATCGCGAAGCTCTTTTCCTGATTTAGGCGCCAACAGCAAAGCTGCTGCTGCACCGACCATACCGCCGATCAGCGCGCCGATGAAAAAATCCTTTGTATTCATATTTGCGTCATCATAATTAGTGTTTAATTCAAA from Bacillus xiapuensis encodes:
- a CDS encoding YtxH domain-containing protein; translation: MKKTNPNYESFELNTNYDDANMNTKDFFIGALIGGMVGAAAALLLAPKSGKELRDDLNLQAGSLKERASDWADMAKEKSGGLATAARSKTSSLAKAVQEQSDAALNKAKTIAPSSSSQSNSSEAEGLGDAAKEAMKETAATVSDKLEETKKIFDETEKNIGQSKESSKPASSAAANPADVKVNEKKTNGGQSSRANTNKSNHQQNSRSSRNQSKHNQK
- the ytxJ gene encoding bacillithiol system redox-active protein YtxJ codes for the protein MEKIELIADFERLLEENDRFFLMKHSSTCPVSANAFHEVQSFLTEEKEKGYYLTVQDSRELSNYIADKFAVIHQSPQVFLIIDGQAAWNESHWKITKETLKRL